The uncultured Hyphomonas sp. genome includes a window with the following:
- a CDS encoding winged helix-turn-helix domain-containing protein has protein sequence MADTFGSDTEAGQERSDFRLGALLVEPDQNSVSNGAQRHRLEPKVMQVLCVLAARPGEVISRQELIDQVWGVEHGADESLTRAVSLLRSVLNTDKDLHSVIETIPKRGYRLAAEVGEVQEPLAAPEQSASLEEEAAPFVREPWRRDTDISPIRYVSALVVLAIIMLWTGVMIGRSSNSAVAVPEKSIAVLPFENLSGNSEQDYFSRGLSEEIRTLLTQLDELKVAGRAPPSVGTADGMDAQALGKKLRVSHVLTGSIRSDQDRIKVSAELIDTESGYQVWSHGYDRLLSAQSLFDLQKDIATDVAGALSVSLNVQEPNRILGSDTHSLEAYNYYLSARETDVFGMGDRSEMIALLHKALELDPDYGAARVMLAMNTGAQAWGASTPAEAKAFLAEGRAMAEEAVRLNPDLAQAYTALANFEGLAGDWLEAGRNNSMALERSPNLRVLHDQTIFLMRTGRVEEALSIAQRGQSADPLNPDRAATLAMAYALLGRHEAAEASLEHYWTLQLPPGEWDTYAWTIEMQAPQTVDSLTALCQRLVRTDPSLRPLLAPVIDVLPDTEAALGAVEAQFESGAGAHPNRFEILAALAAQLGDPELALRIWRHELDGTRLRLMRVWGPVYADMRRLPGFADLMTRIGLPPYWREFGWPDRCRPAGASEFDCF, from the coding sequence ATGGCAGACACGTTCGGATCAGACACGGAAGCAGGGCAGGAGCGATCAGACTTCCGCCTTGGCGCCCTGTTGGTCGAGCCTGACCAGAATAGTGTTTCCAATGGCGCCCAGCGCCACAGGCTTGAGCCGAAGGTCATGCAAGTGCTCTGCGTTCTGGCCGCGCGGCCGGGCGAGGTCATCTCGCGGCAGGAACTGATTGATCAGGTCTGGGGCGTGGAACATGGTGCGGACGAGAGCCTCACCCGTGCGGTCTCTCTTCTGCGGAGTGTGCTGAACACCGATAAGGACCTGCATTCGGTCATCGAGACGATTCCGAAGCGCGGCTACAGGCTGGCGGCCGAGGTCGGAGAGGTTCAGGAGCCCCTTGCGGCCCCGGAACAGTCAGCGTCCCTGGAAGAAGAAGCGGCCCCCTTTGTTCGCGAGCCCTGGCGCCGTGATACGGACATCAGCCCCATCCGCTATGTTTCGGCGCTGGTCGTCCTTGCCATCATCATGCTCTGGACCGGCGTCATGATCGGGCGTTCTTCAAACAGCGCAGTGGCGGTGCCGGAAAAGTCGATTGCGGTATTGCCGTTCGAAAATCTGAGTGGAAATTCGGAGCAGGACTATTTCTCACGCGGCCTGTCGGAGGAGATCCGCACGCTTCTGACGCAGCTGGACGAGTTGAAGGTTGCCGGGCGCGCGCCGCCTTCGGTGGGCACCGCTGACGGCATGGATGCTCAGGCGTTGGGTAAAAAACTGAGAGTCTCTCATGTCCTGACCGGCAGCATCCGGTCGGATCAGGATCGCATCAAGGTCTCGGCGGAGCTGATCGATACCGAAAGCGGTTATCAGGTCTGGTCGCACGGCTATGACCGGCTGCTGAGTGCGCAGAGCCTGTTCGACTTGCAGAAGGATATCGCAACCGATGTGGCCGGGGCGCTGAGCGTGTCATTGAATGTGCAGGAACCCAACCGGATCCTTGGCTCGGACACGCACAGCCTCGAAGCCTATAATTATTACCTCAGCGCGCGGGAGACGGATGTCTTCGGCATGGGTGACCGCAGCGAAATGATCGCATTGCTTCACAAGGCGCTTGAGCTGGACCCGGACTATGGTGCGGCCCGGGTGATGCTGGCCATGAATACCGGCGCGCAGGCCTGGGGGGCCTCGACACCGGCGGAGGCGAAAGCATTCCTGGCCGAGGGCAGGGCCATGGCGGAAGAAGCGGTTCGCCTCAATCCGGATCTGGCGCAGGCCTATACGGCGCTGGCCAATTTCGAGGGGCTGGCCGGGGACTGGCTGGAGGCGGGCCGGAACAACAGTATGGCGCTGGAGCGCTCTCCCAATCTGCGCGTACTGCATGATCAGACGATTTTCCTGATGCGCACGGGCCGGGTCGAGGAAGCCCTCAGCATTGCGCAGCGCGGGCAATCGGCCGACCCGCTGAACCCGGACCGCGCGGCGACCCTTGCCATGGCCTATGCACTGCTTGGGCGGCATGAAGCGGCCGAGGCATCGCTGGAACATTACTGGACGCTGCAGCTGCCCCCCGGAGAATGGGACACCTATGCCTGGACGATTGAAATGCAGGCGCCGCAGACGGTGGATAGCTTGACGGCGCTCTGCCAGCGCCTGGTCCGGACCGATCCATCGCTGCGCCCGCTGCTGGCACCGGTCATCGATGTGTTGCCGGATACGGAGGCTGCACTCGGCGCGGTCGAGGCGCAGTTTGAAAGCGGGGCAGGGGCGCATCCGAACCGGTTCGAGATTCTCGCCGCTCTGGCCGCGCAGCTGGGTGACCCGGAACTGGCCCTGCGGATCTGGCGGCATGAGCTGGACGGCACGCGCCTTCGGCTGATGCGTGTCTGGGGGCCGGTCTATGCCGATATGCGGCGTCTTCCCGGATTTGCTGATCTGATGACCCGGATCGGACTGCCGCCATACTGGCGCGAATTCGGCTGGCCGGACAGGTGCCGGCCGGCGGGGGCGTCGGAGTTCGACTGTTTCTGA
- the rplA gene encoding 50S ribosomal protein L1 — protein sequence MAKAGKRARAIAESVDANKAYTVSDAVALVKSNAKAKFDETVEIAVNLGVDPKYADQMVRGVVNLPAGTGKDVRVAVFAKDAKAEEATAAGADFVGAEDLMEKIQGGFMDFDRVIASPDMMAVVGRLGKVLGPRGLMPNPKVGTVTPNVAQAVKDAKSGSVEFRVEKAGIIHAGIGKASFAEGDIEKNVNAFLDALVKARPSGAKGTFVKKISLSSTMGAGVTIDTAEISQ from the coding sequence ATGGCGAAAGCAGGAAAGCGCGCACGCGCAATTGCAGAATCCGTTGACGCAAACAAAGCCTACACCGTCTCTGACGCTGTGGCGCTGGTGAAGTCCAACGCAAAGGCGAAGTTCGACGAAACCGTCGAGATCGCTGTGAACCTCGGTGTTGACCCGAAATATGCTGACCAGATGGTCCGCGGCGTGGTCAATCTGCCGGCCGGCACGGGCAAGGACGTCCGCGTCGCCGTGTTCGCGAAGGACGCGAAGGCCGAAGAAGCCACCGCAGCCGGCGCCGATTTCGTCGGTGCTGAAGACCTGATGGAAAAAATCCAGGGCGGCTTCATGGACTTTGATCGTGTCATCGCATCGCCGGACATGATGGCCGTCGTTGGCCGTCTCGGTAAGGTGCTCGGCCCGCGCGGCCTGATGCCGAACCCGAAAGTCGGCACCGTGACCCCGAATGTGGCCCAGGCCGTCAAGGACGCGAAGTCCGGCTCAGTCGAGTTCCGCGTCGAAAAGGCCGGTATCATCCACGCCGGCATCGGCAAGGCTTCCTTCGCTGAAGGCGACATCGAGAAGAACGTCAACGCGTTCCTCGATGCCCTCGTTAAGGCTCGCCCGTCTGGCGCAAAAGGCACCTTCGTGAAGAAGATCTCGCTCTCGTCCACCATGGGCGCTGGCGTCACGATCGACACGGCAGAGATCTCTCAGTAA
- the rplK gene encoding 50S ribosomal protein L11 has product MAKKLLGQLKLQIPAGQANPSPPVGPALGQRGINIMEFCKAFNAKTQSMEPGLPVPVVIDYYQDKSFTFITKTPPATVLLKKAAKLKLGKKPASGAKKPGYDTVGKVTMAQVREIAEIKMPDLNANDIDAAAKIIAGSARAMGIEVVE; this is encoded by the coding sequence ATGGCCAAGAAACTGCTGGGGCAGCTCAAGCTCCAGATTCCTGCCGGCCAGGCCAACCCGTCGCCGCCCGTCGGCCCGGCGCTCGGTCAGCGCGGCATCAACATCATGGAATTCTGCAAGGCGTTCAACGCCAAGACCCAATCCATGGAACCCGGCCTGCCGGTACCGGTCGTCATCGACTATTACCAGGACAAGTCGTTCACCTTCATCACGAAGACGCCTCCGGCGACTGTGCTGCTGAAGAAGGCTGCCAAGCTGAAGCTCGGCAAGAAGCCTGCTTCCGGCGCCAAGAAGCCGGGCTACGACACGGTCGGCAAGGTCACCATGGCCCAGGTGCGTGAGATCGCGGAAATCAAAATGCCCGACCTCAACGCCAACGACATTGACGCAGCTGCCAAGATCATCGCCGGTTCCGCCCGTGCGATGGGCATCGAAGTTGTGGAGTAG
- a CDS encoding M48 family metallopeptidase, giving the protein MTKLIDIDSAIFEGAPRVNLSRRAIISGIAAGTVFPFISGCETNPATGRSQLLLFGDQEIASMAATAWTDMKAQTPVTANSRLKNRVLHVWEKTLHGAEKKGDIAAGQSWDVAVFDTDDVNAFVMPGNRVGVYRGITELTENDDQLSSVLGHETGHVVGRHAAERLSVTTLAQTGLAVGQIAIAQSDTLSKYGGTIGALGGAAMQFGVILPYSRNHELEADKLGVDYMHNAGYDVRQSVRLWELMDANSKGQRPAEFMSTHPDPARRAQELVKYINYKGYALM; this is encoded by the coding sequence ATGACGAAACTGATCGATATCGATAGCGCCATTTTTGAAGGCGCGCCGCGTGTAAACCTGTCCCGCCGGGCGATCATTTCCGGCATTGCCGCGGGCACGGTGTTTCCGTTCATCAGCGGGTGCGAGACCAATCCGGCCACGGGGCGCAGCCAGCTGTTGCTGTTTGGCGATCAGGAAATCGCTTCCATGGCGGCGACGGCCTGGACGGACATGAAGGCGCAGACGCCGGTGACGGCGAACTCCCGTCTGAAAAACCGCGTGCTGCATGTCTGGGAAAAGACGCTGCATGGCGCCGAGAAAAAGGGCGACATCGCCGCCGGGCAGAGCTGGGACGTGGCCGTCTTCGACACCGATGACGTCAACGCCTTTGTTATGCCGGGCAACCGGGTCGGCGTGTATCGCGGCATCACCGAGCTGACCGAGAATGATGACCAGTTGTCGTCCGTTCTGGGCCACGAGACAGGCCACGTTGTCGGCCGCCATGCGGCAGAGCGCCTGTCGGTGACGACGCTGGCGCAGACGGGCCTCGCCGTTGGCCAGATCGCGATCGCCCAATCGGACACGCTGTCGAAATATGGCGGCACAATCGGCGCGCTGGGCGGCGCGGCCATGCAGTTCGGCGTGATCCTGCCTTACAGCCGCAACCATGAACTCGAAGCCGACAAGCTGGGCGTCGATTACATGCACAATGCCGGTTATGATGTGCGCCAGTCCGTCCGCCTTTGGGAGCTGATGGACGCCAATTCCAAGGGCCAGCGCCCGGCGGAATTCATGTCCACCCACCCGGACCCGGCCCGCCGGGCCCAGGAACTGGTGAAGTACATCAACTACAAGGGCTACGCCCTGATGTAA
- a CDS encoding BON domain-containing protein, translating into MKMLDYLLAPVALAGLVATGWWGLYQSPQRPANLAAQLEQDANAALARNGYDWAHVRMNGQRAVLKGAAPSEDAAMAAAETVLRAAWSGGVVIGGVTVVEVAVDPGQPVSPFVWRAEKLADGRIILSGHVPSRMIASQIEAEATRLSRGQSPENHMEVAAGAPGGNWQGVARFGLGLLSEMDSGEIRLSDNTLRVGGTELDAAERARLSAQVSALAAPYRGVPLIKGLPVWTATHSADGLVLAGKVTSEAQRRDLIGIAQAHTASDVIDQMDIAPDMPDDWFALAEAGLPGFGRFREGQMGFYPAEGDAGFAVEGTAPASVIQFLKQDLSGPPASGLDSVPVTVWADPVDVDVPEVAAISFAGDPAAACQSAFDAVLAANPVLFDDSGTEVSRASGAALDKLLAVSHLCPSGLLIEIHGQADSNAETASGKARAEAVVSYLAAAGIDRQRLSAVGYGPDQSGQSNDNGGSQMANRLIDIKVLTRSD; encoded by the coding sequence ATGAAAATGCTCGATTACCTGCTGGCGCCAGTCGCGTTGGCAGGCCTCGTGGCAACGGGATGGTGGGGGCTGTACCAGTCTCCGCAGCGGCCTGCAAACCTGGCCGCGCAGCTTGAGCAGGATGCCAACGCCGCCCTTGCCCGAAATGGATACGACTGGGCGCATGTGCGCATGAACGGCCAGCGGGCCGTGCTGAAGGGGGCTGCCCCCTCGGAGGATGCCGCCATGGCTGCCGCCGAGACGGTGCTGCGGGCCGCCTGGAGCGGTGGTGTGGTCATCGGCGGTGTGACGGTCGTCGAGGTCGCGGTCGATCCCGGCCAGCCTGTGTCGCCCTTTGTCTGGCGCGCGGAGAAGCTGGCAGACGGCCGGATCATCCTGTCGGGCCATGTGCCCTCCCGCATGATCGCCAGCCAGATCGAAGCCGAAGCCACGAGGCTCTCGCGTGGCCAGTCGCCCGAAAACCATATGGAAGTCGCCGCCGGGGCGCCGGGCGGAAACTGGCAGGGGGTCGCCCGGTTCGGGCTCGGCCTCCTGAGTGAGATGGACAGCGGCGAGATACGCCTCAGCGACAACACATTGCGGGTCGGCGGCACGGAACTGGACGCGGCCGAACGCGCGCGGCTGTCGGCGCAGGTATCCGCGCTGGCTGCGCCTTATCGCGGCGTCCCGCTGATCAAGGGCCTGCCGGTCTGGACGGCGACCCACAGCGCCGACGGCCTGGTCCTGGCGGGCAAGGTGACGAGTGAGGCCCAGCGCCGCGACCTGATCGGCATTGCGCAGGCTCACACGGCCAGTGACGTAATCGACCAGATGGACATCGCCCCGGACATGCCGGATGACTGGTTCGCCCTGGCCGAAGCCGGCCTGCCAGGTTTTGGGCGGTTCCGGGAAGGTCAGATGGGTTTCTATCCGGCCGAGGGCGATGCCGGTTTCGCGGTGGAAGGGACAGCGCCAGCCAGTGTCATCCAGTTCCTGAAACAGGATCTCTCCGGCCCGCCGGCCAGCGGACTCGATTCTGTGCCTGTCACAGTCTGGGCAGATCCCGTTGATGTCGATGTGCCGGAAGTGGCGGCCATCAGTTTTGCGGGCGATCCTGCGGCGGCCTGCCAGTCAGCATTCGATGCGGTGCTCGCCGCCAATCCGGTCCTTTTCGACGACAGCGGCACGGAGGTGTCCCGCGCCAGCGGCGCGGCGCTGGATAAACTGCTAGCCGTGTCACATCTCTGCCCATCTGGCCTGTTAATCGAGATTCATGGACAGGCTGATTCCAACGCAGAGACGGCATCTGGCAAGGCGCGGGCGGAAGCGGTCGTGTCCTATCTGGCGGCAGCCGGGATCGATCGGCAGCGTCTGTCTGCGGTTGGCTATGGCCCGGACCAGTCCGGGCAGTCTAATGACAATGGTGGAAGTCAGATGGCAAATCGCCTGATCGACATCAAAGTTCTCACACGGAGCGACTAA
- a CDS encoding RNA methyltransferase, producing the protein MKRPPETLTSPSNPLIKSLKGLERKKERQSSGLFLAEGARLVEQGLANNWQPDTLVVAAAVADRPHIAALADKAEDAGARVVLVPERLMSKITHKDNAQSVIATFRQRQVTLDQLEVRTGPQKSLFVALYEVRDPGNLGTILRTADCAGADGVILVGTCCDPYSFEAVRASMGSVFDMPFAAAAYEDFEAWRRKAGIASVAASVNGTARHDLVDLQQDTVILMGNEQAGLPPAVEADCDQLVLIPMRGGADSLNLAQATAIMVYEAWRQRDFQ; encoded by the coding sequence ATGAAACGTCCGCCCGAAACCCTTACCTCCCCGTCCAATCCGCTGATCAAGTCCCTGAAAGGCCTTGAAAGGAAAAAGGAACGCCAGTCCAGCGGCCTGTTCCTGGCCGAGGGCGCGCGCCTCGTGGAACAGGGTCTCGCCAATAACTGGCAGCCGGACACGCTCGTTGTGGCGGCAGCTGTCGCCGACAGGCCACACATTGCCGCCCTTGCCGACAAGGCAGAGGACGCAGGCGCCCGGGTGGTGCTGGTGCCGGAACGGCTGATGTCGAAGATCACCCACAAGGACAACGCGCAGTCGGTTATCGCAACGTTCAGGCAGCGTCAGGTCACGCTTGATCAGCTGGAAGTCCGGACTGGTCCGCAGAAGTCGCTGTTCGTCGCCCTCTATGAAGTGCGCGATCCGGGCAATCTGGGTACCATTTTGCGGACCGCAGACTGCGCCGGGGCGGACGGGGTCATCCTCGTCGGAACCTGTTGTGATCCTTACAGTTTCGAAGCCGTGCGCGCCTCCATGGGCTCAGTGTTCGACATGCCCTTCGCCGCCGCCGCCTACGAAGACTTCGAAGCCTGGCGCCGCAAGGCCGGCATCGCCTCCGTCGCCGCGTCGGTGAATGGCACCGCCCGCCACGATCTGGTGGATCTGCAACAGGATACGGTCATCCTGATGGGCAATGAACAGGCCGGCCTGCCGCCAGCCGTCGAAGCCGATTGCGACCAGCTGGTCCTCATCCCCATGCGTGGTGGGGCGGATAGTTTGAATTTGGCTCAGGCGACGGCGATCATGGTGTACGAAGCGTGGCGGCAGCGGGATTTCCAATGA
- a CDS encoding class I SAM-dependent methyltransferase: MKTETKLLVADDWEDYALLDSGHLQKLERFGSQTVIRPDPQAFWEPARPVETWRADAIFSSKNNDEDGSGNWEILSPKAQDVWPMRWNGLTFNARRTAFRHMGVFQEHSVHWRFAQDQIRAAGRPVKALNLFGYTGMMSLACAAAGAEVVHLDASPKSNGYGKENQTLSGLDDKPIRWIADDAMKFTAREIRRGNRYDGIILDPPKFGRGPKNETWRFEENLPELLDTVRDLLSDQPRFVILTAYAVRLSYLALAQALADRLKPYGGTMEMGEMALPQQDSDRLLPTAIYARWRADD; encoded by the coding sequence ATGAAAACTGAGACAAAACTGCTCGTCGCGGACGACTGGGAAGATTATGCCCTGCTCGATTCCGGGCACCTGCAGAAGCTGGAACGCTTCGGCAGCCAGACCGTGATCCGGCCCGATCCGCAGGCCTTCTGGGAACCGGCCCGGCCGGTGGAGACCTGGCGCGCGGATGCAATTTTCTCCAGCAAAAACAATGATGAGGACGGCTCCGGCAATTGGGAGATTCTCTCCCCCAAGGCGCAGGATGTCTGGCCGATGCGCTGGAACGGGCTGACCTTCAATGCCCGGCGTACCGCCTTCCGGCACATGGGCGTTTTCCAGGAACATTCGGTCCACTGGCGCTTTGCCCAGGACCAGATCCGCGCCGCGGGCCGGCCCGTCAAAGCCTTGAATCTCTTCGGTTATACCGGAATGATGTCCCTCGCCTGCGCCGCCGCCGGCGCGGAGGTCGTGCACCTCGATGCGAGCCCGAAATCGAACGGCTATGGCAAGGAAAACCAGACCCTCAGCGGCCTCGACGACAAGCCGATCCGCTGGATCGCCGACGATGCGATGAAGTTCACCGCCCGCGAAATCCGGCGCGGCAACCGCTATGACGGCATCATCCTGGACCCGCCGAAATTCGGCCGGGGGCCAAAGAACGAGACCTGGCGGTTTGAAGAAAATCTTCCGGAATTACTGGACACTGTGCGGGACCTGCTGAGCGATCAGCCGCGCTTCGTGATCCTGACGGCCTATGCCGTGCGCCTGTCCTACCTCGCCCTCGCCCAGGCCCTGGCCGACCGGCTGAAGCCCTATGGCGGCACGATGGAGATGGGCGAAATGGCCCTCCCCCAGCAAGACTCCGATCGCCTCCTGCCAACAGCGATCTATGCCCGCTGGCGCGCGGACGACTGA
- a CDS encoding TonB-dependent receptor, translating into MNGKSMKSRLLASSVFAGAAFMAQAGMLAVAQEADEAVDTVATTTEDATARQETVYVTGSRIAQPNLTTTSPVTSVSANDIKLQGVTKVEDLVTQLPQAFAAQNSTVSNGATGTATVSLRNLDLGGNAVRTLVLVDGKRLPYGSPNDPAADLNLIPGQLVERVDVLTGGASAVYGSDAIAGVVNFIMKDDFEGVQIDTQYGFYQHNNDYDTNGNLRDVIAQRGLTNPSQFALPDDNVTDGYSKEITAIMGVNTDDGRGNITAWVGYRHNDSVLQANRDYSACSAGLDSDTGDFLCGGSSTSYPGRITDFNAFNYSLDPATSELIPWSSDYQYNYGPLNYYQRPDDRYSVGFNGHYQINDYVEAYTQVMFMDYESKAQIAPSGNFFVTQGISCDNPLLSDGQRDGLCNVDLVPSIVDDPDTEKDEVAEFLNGFENPAAGAAWLAFANGADQTALTGAAPGLDADGNFITTPFNGVSPAYFGRRNVEGGGRTDNLGYQTYRGVVGIRGDLYKAPGWSYDLSASYAQSTLSRSYTNEFSVTRLTRAMDVVDDGDGNAVCQSVVDGTDPNCVPYDVWTVGNVTEAALNYLQVPLLQNGTTAQNIVTGSLTGDLGQYGFQLPSADSGLQVAFGAEYRRDSLESITDNSFATGDGAGQGGPTIGLSGAIDAYDLFGEFQLPLVNGRPGIELLSIEGAYRYSDYSTGISSDSYKIGGDYAPTTDIRFRASYQQAVRAPNVIDLFQAQGFNLFDLDDDLCDFTDPAEDGTGGAACIGSNPWQVNAAQANSGALESPAGQYNYLQGGDPSLQPEEAKTLTVGFVATPTFLPGFSASVDYYDIEITDAISQVGASVTMQLCYLQGDQDACNKIQRNANGQLWVGSGNVVDLNTNIGGVTTSGYDVAMSYGFDMGTYGSLNLSMNGTYLDSFDVDPVGNAAYEYDCVGKYGNDCFTPTPEWRHRLRASWATPVDGLDLNATWRYMGSVDLDTGATGRVDSTLDAQNYIDLAGQWAAKDWVSFRFGVNNVMDEDPPLSASTGTTGNGNTYPQSYDALGRYFFVGATFDF; encoded by the coding sequence GTGAACGGGAAATCCATGAAGTCCCGCCTGCTTGCTTCGTCCGTCTTTGCGGGTGCAGCATTTATGGCGCAGGCGGGCATGCTCGCCGTTGCCCAGGAAGCAGACGAAGCCGTCGATACCGTGGCCACCACCACGGAAGACGCAACCGCACGCCAGGAAACGGTGTATGTGACCGGTTCGCGCATCGCGCAGCCGAACCTCACCACGACCAGCCCGGTGACGTCGGTTTCTGCCAATGACATCAAGCTGCAGGGTGTGACCAAGGTCGAAGATCTCGTCACCCAGCTGCCGCAGGCTTTTGCCGCACAGAACTCGACCGTGTCGAACGGTGCCACTGGTACGGCAACGGTTTCGCTGCGTAACCTCGACCTTGGCGGCAACGCTGTGCGTACGCTGGTCCTGGTTGACGGCAAGCGCCTGCCATACGGTTCGCCGAACGATCCGGCCGCTGACCTCAACCTCATCCCGGGCCAGCTCGTCGAACGCGTTGACGTCCTGACGGGCGGCGCATCGGCTGTTTACGGTTCGGACGCCATCGCCGGCGTTGTCAACTTCATCATGAAGGACGACTTCGAAGGCGTGCAGATCGATACCCAGTACGGTTTCTACCAGCACAACAACGACTATGACACGAACGGCAACCTGCGCGATGTGATCGCACAGCGTGGCCTGACGAACCCGTCGCAGTTCGCTCTGCCGGACGACAATGTCACTGACGGCTACTCGAAAGAGATCACCGCGATCATGGGTGTGAACACCGATGACGGCCGCGGTAACATCACTGCATGGGTTGGCTACCGCCACAACGATTCCGTCCTTCAGGCCAATCGCGACTACTCCGCATGTTCGGCGGGTCTCGATTCCGACACCGGTGATTTCCTCTGCGGTGGGTCGTCGACGTCTTATCCGGGCCGTATCACGGACTTCAACGCGTTCAACTATTCGCTTGACCCGGCCACCAGCGAACTCATTCCGTGGTCCAGCGATTACCAGTACAACTATGGTCCGCTGAACTATTATCAGCGCCCGGACGACCGCTACTCGGTTGGTTTCAACGGTCATTACCAGATCAATGACTATGTTGAGGCCTACACCCAGGTCATGTTCATGGATTATGAGTCCAAGGCGCAGATTGCTCCGTCGGGCAACTTCTTCGTGACCCAGGGCATCAGCTGCGACAACCCGCTGCTCTCTGATGGCCAGCGCGATGGTCTGTGTAATGTGGACCTGGTGCCGAGCATCGTGGATGATCCGGACACGGAAAAAGATGAAGTCGCTGAATTCCTCAACGGTTTTGAAAATCCCGCTGCCGGTGCAGCATGGCTGGCCTTTGCGAATGGTGCAGACCAGACTGCTCTGACGGGGGCTGCCCCCGGCTTGGACGCTGATGGTAATTTCATCACGACGCCGTTCAACGGTGTTTCGCCGGCCTACTTCGGTCGTCGTAACGTCGAAGGCGGTGGCCGTACCGACAACCTCGGCTACCAGACCTATCGTGGCGTCGTGGGTATCCGTGGTGACCTCTACAAGGCTCCGGGCTGGTCGTATGATCTGTCCGCGTCTTACGCTCAGTCGACTCTCAGCCGCTCGTACACCAACGAATTCTCTGTGACCCGCCTTACCCGGGCGATGGACGTGGTTGACGATGGTGATGGTAACGCAGTTTGCCAAAGCGTGGTTGACGGAACCGATCCGAACTGTGTCCCGTACGACGTTTGGACTGTCGGTAATGTGACTGAGGCTGCACTGAACTATCTGCAGGTTCCGCTTCTTCAGAACGGTACAACGGCTCAGAACATCGTGACGGGCTCGTTGACCGGTGATCTCGGCCAGTATGGCTTCCAGCTTCCGTCGGCCGATTCCGGTCTTCAGGTTGCTTTCGGTGCTGAATACCGCCGTGACTCTCTGGAATCGATCACCGATAACTCGTTCGCAACGGGTGATGGTGCTGGCCAGGGCGGTCCGACGATCGGCCTCAGCGGCGCAATCGACGCTTATGACCTCTTCGGTGAATTCCAGCTGCCGCTCGTGAACGGCAGACCGGGCATCGAACTTCTGTCGATCGAAGGTGCTTACCGTTACTCTGACTACTCGACGGGCATCAGCTCCGACTCGTACAAGATCGGCGGTGACTATGCTCCGACGACGGACATCCGCTTCCGCGCCAGCTACCAGCAGGCCGTTCGCGCACCGAACGTCATCGACCTCTTCCAGGCTCAGGGCTTCAACCTGTTCGACCTGGATGATGACCTTTGCGACTTCACCGATCCGGCTGAAGATGGCACGGGTGGCGCTGCTTGTATCGGGTCCAACCCGTGGCAGGTGAATGCGGCTCAGGCTAACTCCGGCGCACTGGAGTCACCTGCTGGCCAGTACAACTACCTGCAAGGTGGTGATCCGAGCCTTCAGCCTGAAGAAGCTAAGACTCTGACGGTTGGCTTCGTTGCGACCCCAACCTTCCTGCCGGGCTTCTCGGCGTCGGTTGACTACTACGACATCGAAATCACGGATGCGATTTCGCAGGTCGGCGCGTCGGTCACGATGCAGCTCTGCTACCTGCAGGGCGACCAGGATGCCTGTAACAAGATCCAGCGTAACGCCAATGGCCAGCTCTGGGTCGGTTCCGGCAACGTGGTTGACCTGAACACCAACATCGGTGGTGTGACCACGTCCGGTTATGATGTTGCAATGTCCTATGGCTTCGACATGGGGACCTACGGTTCGCTGAACCTGTCGATGAACGGCACATACCTGGACAGCTTCGATGTCGACCCGGTCGGCAACGCGGCTTACGAGTATGACTGCGTCGGCAAGTACGGTAACGACTGCTTCACCCCGACCCCGGAATGGCGTCACCGCCTGCGGGCAAGCTGGGCGACCCCGGTTGACGGTCTCGATCTGAACGCAACCTGGCGCTACATGGGCTCTGTGGACCTCGACACCGGCGCAACCGGCCGCGTCGACTCCACGCTGGATGCCCAGAACTACATCGACCTGGCTGGCCAGTGGGCCGCGAAGGATTGGGTGTCGTTCCGCTTCGGTGTGAACAACGTTATGGACGAAGATCCGCCGCTGTCGGCTTCGACCGGTACGACCGGTAACGGCAACACCTACCCGCAGTCTTATGACGCGCTGGGCCGTTACTTCTTCGTCGGCGCGACCTTCGACTTCTAA